The genomic DNA ATATAGATCCTGTAGTTTGTGGGTTACCAGGAACTCTTCCAGTTTTGAATGAGACTGTTCTGGAGTACGCTGTAAAAACTTCTCTAGCATTAAATTTAAATGTTGCAGAACATTGTAAATTTGATAGAAAACAATATTTTTATCCTGATCTGCCAAAAAATTATCAAATTTCACAATTTGATGAGCCACTAGCTGAAAATGGCTGGCTAGAAGTTGAAATAATAGAAAAAGACAAAGAACCTTATTTTAAAAAAATTGGTATAGAAAGGCTACATATGGAAGAAGACGCCGGTAAATTAGTTCATTCAGGCAGTGATAGATTAGCTGGTTCTAAGTATTCCTTAGTTGATTACAATCGTGCTGGAATAGCACTTTGTGAAATTGTAAGTAAACCAGATATTAGGACAGGTAAAGAGGCATCTGAATATGCTTCTGAGATTAGAAGAACAGTTAGATATCTCGGGGTATCAGATGGAAATATGCAGGAGGGTTCATTAAGATGTGATGTCAATATTTCAGTTAGAAAAGGCCCTAATGCTCCTTTTGGTACCAAAGTGGAAATTAAGAATATGAATTCATTTTCTGCAATCCAAAAGGCTTGTGATTATGAAATAGCCAGACAAATAGAAGTTTATGAAAATGGAGGAGAAATTTTCCAAGAAACAAGGCTATGGGATGAAGCTAAGCAATTGACAAAAAGTATGAGACTAAAAGAAGGTAGTAGCGACTATAGATATTTTCCTGATCCTGACTTAGGACCAATTGAAATAACAAAATCCCAAAAAGAAATATGGTTTAAAGAATTACCAGAATTGCCTTCAAAGAAAAGAAATAAATATGTAAGTGAATTTGGGTTGTCTGCATATGATGCAAGGGTAATTTCTGATGAAATTAATATGGCAAACTTTTTTGAAGCAACAGTAGCCAATGGTGCTGAGGCCAAACTAGCTTCAAATTGGGTAACAAGTGATATTGTGGGCTATTTAAAAGCAAACAAACTTAGTTTTAGTGAATTAAAGCTTAGTCCCGAAAATCTTGCTGAAATGATTAATATGATTTCAAAAAATGCTATTAGTGGAAAAATTGCAAAAGAAATTTTACCTGAACTAATTCAAAAAAATATTTCGCCGGAAAAATTAGTTGAAAAAAAAGGGTTGGCTATGATATCTGATTCTTCAAGTATTTTACCAATAATCAATGAACTTATTACTGAACATCCAAATGAAGTGCAAGCATTTAGAAATGGTAAAACTAAATTACTTGGTTTTTTTGTTGGTCAACTTATGAAAAGAACTAAAGGTAAGGCTGACCCTAAACTTGCAAATAAACTTCTTGCAGAAAAGTTGAATAGCTAAAGCTTCAAAGAAGCTCTCTTATAGTATTGATCCATTTATTTTGATCATCTGAATTATCTAAAATAATATCTGAGAGTTTACTTTTTTCTTCAAAACTTAATTGAAGATTTATGGTTTCATATGCTTCTTTTTCGCTAATTTTATCTCGTGTGATAAGTCTTTTTTGTTGTAGTTCTCTAGGGCATTTAACTAACCATATTTCAGTGCAAATATCTTCAAATTTTGCTTCAAATAATAATGGAATAACCATTACTATAGTTTGATTATTTTTGTATTGACTGCATTCTTGAATCATTTTTTCTTTAATTAAGGGGTGAAGTAGTTTCTCAATCCATTTTTTACTTTCTGAATGTTTAAAAATTATGTTTCTTAAAAGTTTTCTGTTTATTGCTTTCTTTGAATTGTTCGTATTATCAATTATTTGATTTCCAAAATAGTCTAGAATTTTTTTATATCCATATGTGTTTGGTTTGATTAATTCTCTTGATAAATTATCTGCATCTAATATCGGTATTTTGTTATGTTTTCTAATGTAATTTGTGATGGTTGTCTTCCCACTCGCGATACCTCCTGTTAAACCAATTCTTCTTTGGTTAGTTTTTAATTGTTGAAGAATATCCATATATTTAATAATAATCTAATTTTCTATTTCTTTAGTATTAAAGGGAAGTTAGTATGAATTAAAAATATAAAAAAAGATTGAGCCAGTCTGATTCCACTTGGTCGTTTGTTGATGAAGGTAATGAAACACCTAAGGGTTTTCTTTTCGCTGGGATTTCGGCTGGATTAAAAGCTTCTAATAAAAAAGATTTAGCACTTATACTCGCTCCAGAAGGAAGTATTGTTAGTGGAATGTTTACCCAATCAATAGTTCGCGCTTCTTGTGTCGATATTTGTGAGGAAAGGATTAAAAAATCTTCAGGTTTTGTTCGAGCAATACTAATTAATTCTGGTCAAGCAAATGCATGTACAGGAAATCTTGGAATTCAGCATTTTCAAATTGCTACGGCAAAGATTGCAGAACTTTTAGGAATAAAAGAAGAAGAAGTTTTAATGTGCTCAACTGGTGTAATTGGTGTTCCTATACAAATAAAAGATTTAGTAAAAAATTTACCGAATTTAGTTAGTGATTTAAAAGTTAATAACTTTCAAAATGCAGCAGAAGCAATTTTAACGACGGATTTGACTTTGAAAAAAGTTTTAATAGAGACGATTATTCAAGGTAGAAAGATAAAAATAGCAGGATTAGCAAAAGGATCAGGAATGATTTATCCCAATATGGCTACAATGCTCGCTTTCCTGACCTGTGATGCAGGTATTGAGAAAAAAGAATGGGACAAAATGATTTCTATTGCTGTAAAAAAATCTTTTAACGCAATATCAGTTGATGGAGAGACAAGCACAAACGATTCTTTTGTTGGAATAAATGCAGGAAATAAAATTGATAAAAGATTTTTGCCAATTATTCAACAAGGAATCGACATTGTATGTCAAAACTTGGCAAAAAATATTGCTAGGGATGGAGAAGGGGCAAATTGTTTATTAGAAGTTTTAGTTCAAGGAACAAAAAATACTGATGATGCAATTATCGTTGCTAAATCTATATGTAATTCTGCATTGGTAAAAACTGCAATACATGGCTGTGATCCTAATTGGGGAAGAATTATTTCTGCTGCAGGTAATTCTGGCGTTAAATTCAATCTAAATGATGTTGACTTACATATAGGTAACCATAAGATTTTGGAAAAGGGAAAGTTAAATAAATATGATTCGCAAAAAGTCACAGACTATATTAGGTCCAAAATGAAAGGTAGATATTTAGTAGATGATATTGTACAAATTATGATTAATCTAAACTCTGGCGAATTCAAAGGCACAGCTTGGGGATGTGATCTTTCTAAAAAGTATGTTGAAATAAATAGCGAATATACTACATAGTCTGAGATCGACTGTGCTGGAATCGAAGTCAAGGAATAATTAAATGATATGACACTAATATGACAGTAGATTTTAACGAATTTATTAACTTCAAAAAGTTTATTTTAAAAATTTTATTTAAGTTTATAGATTGCTAAATCTTTTGACTTAATTTCCTTAAG from Prochlorococcus marinus CUG1416 includes the following:
- the coaE gene encoding dephospho-CoA kinase (Dephospho-CoA kinase (CoaE) performs the final step in coenzyme A biosynthesis.), with translation MDILQQLKTNQRRIGLTGGIASGKTTITNYIRKHNKIPILDADNLSRELIKPNTYGYKKILDYFGNQIIDNTNNSKKAINRKLLRNIIFKHSESKKWIEKLLHPLIKEKMIQECSQYKNNQTIVMVIPLLFEAKFEDICTEIWLVKCPRELQQKRLITRDKISEKEAYETINLQLSFEEKSKLSDIILDNSDDQNKWINTIRELL
- the argJ gene encoding bifunctional glutamate N-acetyltransferase/amino-acid acetyltransferase ArgJ; amino-acid sequence: MSQSDSTWSFVDEGNETPKGFLFAGISAGLKASNKKDLALILAPEGSIVSGMFTQSIVRASCVDICEERIKKSSGFVRAILINSGQANACTGNLGIQHFQIATAKIAELLGIKEEEVLMCSTGVIGVPIQIKDLVKNLPNLVSDLKVNNFQNAAEAILTTDLTLKKVLIETIIQGRKIKIAGLAKGSGMIYPNMATMLAFLTCDAGIEKKEWDKMISIAVKKSFNAISVDGETSTNDSFVGINAGNKIDKRFLPIIQQGIDIVCQNLAKNIARDGEGANCLLEVLVQGTKNTDDAIIVAKSICNSALVKTAIHGCDPNWGRIISAAGNSGVKFNLNDVDLHIGNHKILEKGKLNKYDSQKVTDYIRSKMKGRYLVDDIVQIMINLNSGEFKGTAWGCDLSKKYVEINSEYTT
- the gatB gene encoding Asp-tRNA(Asn)/Glu-tRNA(Gln) amidotransferase subunit GatB, yielding MNNFESWEAVIGLETHVQLNTKSKIFTSASTAFGDAPNTHIDPVVCGLPGTLPVLNETVLEYAVKTSLALNLNVAEHCKFDRKQYFYPDLPKNYQISQFDEPLAENGWLEVEIIEKDKEPYFKKIGIERLHMEEDAGKLVHSGSDRLAGSKYSLVDYNRAGIALCEIVSKPDIRTGKEASEYASEIRRTVRYLGVSDGNMQEGSLRCDVNISVRKGPNAPFGTKVEIKNMNSFSAIQKACDYEIARQIEVYENGGEIFQETRLWDEAKQLTKSMRLKEGSSDYRYFPDPDLGPIEITKSQKEIWFKELPELPSKKRNKYVSEFGLSAYDARVISDEINMANFFEATVANGAEAKLASNWVTSDIVGYLKANKLSFSELKLSPENLAEMINMISKNAISGKIAKEILPELIQKNISPEKLVEKKGLAMISDSSSILPIINELITEHPNEVQAFRNGKTKLLGFFVGQLMKRTKGKADPKLANKLLAEKLNS